In Melopsittacus undulatus isolate bMelUnd1 chromosome 6, bMelUnd1.mat.Z, whole genome shotgun sequence, the following proteins share a genomic window:
- the CLDN1 gene encoding claudin-1 isoform X2 has translation MASGGLQLLGFVLAFLGWIGIIISTAMPQWKMASYAGDNIVTAQALYEGLWMSCAMQSTGQIQCKVYDSLLKLESSLQATRALMVAAILLGLVAIFVSVIGMKCMKCMEDDQVKKMRMAVFGGVIFIVAGLAALVATSWYGNRVAQAFYDPYTPVNTSDYMKANSKETDPEIMAFYSD, from the exons ATGGCCAGCGGGGGACTGCAGCTCCTGGGCTTCGTACTGGCCTTCCTGGGCTGGATCGGCATCATCATCAGCACCGCTATGCCCCAGTGGAAGATGGCATCCTACGCGGGGGACAACATTGTCACGGCCCAGGCGCTCTACGAGGGGCTGTGGATGTCCTGCGCCATGCAGAGCACCGGGCAGATCCAGTGCAAGGTCTACGACTCGCTGCTCAAACTGGAAA GTAGTCTGCAAGCCACTCGGGCTTTGATGGTGGCTGCAATTCTCCTGGGCCTTGTTGCTATATTTGTTTCTGTGATTGGCATGAAATGCATGAAGTGCATGGAAGATGATCAGGTGAAGAAGATGCGAATGGCTGTCTTTGGTGGGGTGATCTTCATCGTTGCAG GTTTGGCAGCACTGGTGGCCACATCATGGTATGGCAACAGAGTGGCTCAAGCTTTTTATGACCCTTACACCCCTGTCAACACCAG TGATTATATGAAGGCAAACTCCAAGGAAACTGACCCAGAGATTATGGCATTTTATAGTGATTGA
- the CLDN1 gene encoding claudin-1 isoform X1, giving the protein MASGGLQLLGFVLAFLGWIGIIISTAMPQWKMASYAGDNIVTAQALYEGLWMSCAMQSTGQIQCKVYDSLLKLESSLQATRALMVAAILLGLVAIFVSVIGMKCMKCMEDDQVKKMRMAVFGGVIFIVAGLAALVATSWYGNRVAQAFYDPYTPVNTRFEFGSALFIGWAAASLAILGGSFLCCSCPRRETSYPPSRGYPKNAPSTGKDYV; this is encoded by the exons ATGGCCAGCGGGGGACTGCAGCTCCTGGGCTTCGTACTGGCCTTCCTGGGCTGGATCGGCATCATCATCAGCACCGCTATGCCCCAGTGGAAGATGGCATCCTACGCGGGGGACAACATTGTCACGGCCCAGGCGCTCTACGAGGGGCTGTGGATGTCCTGCGCCATGCAGAGCACCGGGCAGATCCAGTGCAAGGTCTACGACTCGCTGCTCAAACTGGAAA GTAGTCTGCAAGCCACTCGGGCTTTGATGGTGGCTGCAATTCTCCTGGGCCTTGTTGCTATATTTGTTTCTGTGATTGGCATGAAATGCATGAAGTGCATGGAAGATGATCAGGTGAAGAAGATGCGAATGGCTGTCTTTGGTGGGGTGATCTTCATCGTTGCAG GTTTGGCAGCACTGGTGGCCACATCATGGTATGGCAACAGAGTGGCTCAAGCTTTTTATGACCCTTACACCCCTGTCAACACCAG ATTTGAGTTTGGATCAGCTCTCTTCATTGGCTGGGCAGCTGCTTCTCTGGCCATTCTTGGGGGgtccttcctctgctgctcctgtccCCGGAGAGAAACTTCATATCCACCCTCCAGAGGCTACCCAAAAAATGCCCCCTCCACAGGGAAGGATTATGTATAA